In Leptodesmis sichuanensis A121, the following are encoded in one genomic region:
- the murJ gene encoding murein biosynthesis integral membrane protein MurJ, protein MTDSKKPSRSLTGIAGIVAIATLISKLFGLVRQQAIAAAFGVGPAYGAFNFAYVIPGFLLILLGGINGPFHSAIVSVLAKRKREEVAPIVESITTLVVGLLLILMVGMVIFADPLMHLVAPGLFITEAQARAARISPADFQVLQQTREIAIQQFKIMAPMAVLAGLIGIGFGTLNAADQYWLPSISPLFSSITVLLGLGGLAIYLGPKMILPEYAMLGGAVLAWTTLAGALLQWLVQLPAQWRSRLGGLRPRFDFHRPEVKEVIKIMGPATFSSGMMQINVWTDLFFASFIPNAAAAVSAMGYAGLLVQTPLGILSNMILVPLLPVFSRLTDPNDWPALKQRIRQGMLMTALTMLPISALMIALALPISRVVYERYAFTKEDAQLTALVLMAYAVGMFFYLGRDVLVRVFYALEDADTPFRISVFNIFLNALLDFLLVKPLGAPGLVLATVGVNIVSMVMMLYLLHRRLHGLPLWEWAIPTVGLAGASTIAGFTAWGVLQGLEQLLGQHGFWLLLLQVCIAGGAGFLVFGLLAWQLKLPEVNLLVDRLRQKLNRRS, encoded by the coding sequence GTGACTGACTCGAAAAAGCCTTCTCGTTCTCTAACGGGTATTGCCGGAATTGTGGCGATCGCCACCCTGATTAGTAAGCTGTTCGGCCTGGTACGGCAACAGGCGATCGCGGCAGCCTTTGGGGTGGGGCCAGCCTATGGGGCCTTCAACTTTGCCTATGTAATTCCGGGCTTTCTGTTAATTCTGCTGGGCGGAATTAATGGCCCCTTCCATAGTGCGATCGTCAGTGTGCTGGCAAAGCGGAAGCGGGAAGAAGTCGCGCCGATCGTGGAAAGTATCACAACCCTGGTCGTGGGCTTGCTGTTGATTCTCATGGTCGGGATGGTGATCTTTGCTGATCCCCTGATGCATCTGGTGGCCCCCGGTTTGTTTATTACAGAAGCGCAAGCCAGAGCAGCTCGCATTTCTCCGGCGGATTTTCAGGTGCTGCAGCAAACACGGGAGATTGCCATTCAACAGTTCAAAATCATGGCCCCAATGGCGGTTTTGGCTGGCTTGATTGGCATCGGCTTTGGCACCTTGAATGCGGCGGATCAATACTGGTTGCCCTCCATCAGTCCCTTGTTTTCCAGTATTACGGTATTGCTGGGCCTGGGCGGGTTGGCGATCTACCTCGGCCCTAAGATGATCTTGCCTGAATACGCCATGCTGGGCGGTGCAGTCCTGGCCTGGACAACATTGGCGGGCGCTTTACTGCAATGGTTAGTGCAACTTCCGGCCCAGTGGCGATCGCGATTGGGAGGCTTGCGGCCCCGCTTTGACTTCCACCGACCAGAGGTGAAGGAAGTGATCAAAATTATGGGGCCAGCCACGTTCTCCTCCGGCATGATGCAGATCAACGTCTGGACTGATCTGTTCTTTGCCTCCTTCATTCCCAATGCGGCGGCAGCAGTTTCTGCAATGGGTTACGCCGGACTGCTGGTGCAAACCCCGCTCGGTATTCTCTCCAATATGATTCTGGTGCCCCTGTTGCCCGTTTTTTCCCGATTAACCGATCCCAATGACTGGCCAGCACTGAAGCAGCGAATCCGCCAGGGAATGTTGATGACTGCCCTCACCATGCTGCCGATCAGTGCGCTGATGATTGCCCTGGCATTACCCATCTCGCGGGTTGTGTATGAACGTTACGCCTTTACAAAGGAGGATGCCCAACTGACGGCTTTGGTTCTCATGGCTTATGCCGTGGGTATGTTCTTCTACTTGGGGCGAGATGTCTTGGTGAGAGTCTTCTATGCCCTGGAGGATGCCGATACGCCCTTCCGCATCAGTGTGTTCAACATTTTTCTTAATGCCCTGCTGGATTTTCTACTGGTCAAACCATTGGGCGCACCGGGCCTGGTTCTGGCTACTGTAGGTGTCAATATTGTGTCAATGGTGATGATGTTATACCTCTTACATCGCCGTTTACATGGATTACCCCTGTGGGAGTGGGCCATTCCAACCGTGGGCTTGGCAGGCGCTAGCACGATCGCAGGGTTTACGGCCTGGGGAGTGCTGCAGGGTCTGG
- a CDS encoding DUF2721 domain-containing protein has translation MSVEQTTQLIQLMLNSMLMGVVCALVLGGLTARHSTLSEEIQALQQAGVQETNREAVRSQVSRRQQRYFHTRYRIMGYGVMMAYYALLFSILSGFLLALRGLFGWDWLVPVALALFAIGISTLLVAVGLTLIEWHLSNRPLLDEAGNLLSMGHMEQRHGRSRPVSRRPALATRRIRGSSVPTNNHRMRVG, from the coding sequence ATGAGCGTCGAGCAGACCACTCAACTGATTCAACTGATGCTTAATTCGATGTTGATGGGCGTTGTCTGTGCTCTTGTATTGGGGGGGCTGACCGCACGCCATAGTACCTTAAGTGAAGAAATTCAGGCATTGCAACAGGCGGGTGTTCAGGAAACCAACAGGGAAGCGGTTCGTAGCCAGGTTTCGCGGCGGCAACAGCGCTATTTTCATACCCGCTATCGGATCATGGGTTATGGCGTGATGATGGCCTACTATGCGTTATTGTTCTCTATCTTGAGTGGGTTTCTACTGGCGCTGCGCGGATTATTCGGATGGGACTGGTTAGTTCCTGTTGCCCTGGCGCTGTTTGCGATCGGCATCTCTACTCTGCTGGTCGCGGTTGGCCTGACATTAATTGAATGGCACCTTTCTAATCGGCCTTTGTTGGATGAAGCGGGCAACCTGTTGAGTATGGGGCACATGGAACAACGGCATGGGCGATCGCGTCCAGTTTCTCGTCGGCCTGCTTTAGCCACCCGCCGCATTCGAGGATCCTCAGTACCAACCAACAATCACAGAATGAGAGTAGGTTAG
- a CDS encoding serine/threonine protein kinase codes for MQYAPLVPGTLVCNRYVVVGLAGQGPFGLTYLAHDQKRFDELCLLQEFVPVSQDPALLEFLRQSFHQQAAALYQLQHLQLPHFRIMFVHDQRLYLVREYIIGKSYGALLNELVAAGRTFSQAEVMQILVQTLPVLTYLHRMGLIHQNICPENLILRHQDQLPVLIDFGLVKQLVVSLPLHPVPPEVSLVREPYAAPEQLQAGVVSPATDLYALAATAIALLTGQAPQLRQTWWNRTQDWESQVELYPEFAHILKRMLHPHPNKRFTSAKQTLKALEPIIAPVLTLTTPTLRPSPIPSPPSPPLAPSSPPHSPPPKRSLPQRFHRQTTGDWKASAILLISVALLVSVISFRALSWVQKDWPFKPSPESPIAANSPPTAATDSSASTSTPSPAQSIPERQPTREPGMSSPGSAEAEIPPQFLAALTDELFYAKHPDLQGKKLAAEQTDLQQEWRAISNEVQTKLASLSAETRSKLGSYQRSDYEQWIAPGNGASVNSRELNVLANNRFGELFPDQKGKTLDPKTFGQVWYAIAEEELQQLKPQQ; via the coding sequence ATGCAATACGCTCCTCTCGTTCCTGGAACACTGGTTTGTAATCGCTATGTGGTTGTGGGGCTGGCAGGGCAGGGGCCGTTTGGTCTCACCTACCTGGCTCACGATCAAAAGCGCTTTGATGAGTTGTGCCTGCTGCAAGAGTTTGTGCCCGTTTCGCAGGATCCGGCCCTGCTGGAATTTCTACGACAGAGTTTCCATCAACAGGCGGCAGCACTCTATCAGTTGCAGCATCTTCAGTTGCCCCATTTCCGCATCATGTTTGTGCATGACCAGCGCCTCTATTTGGTGCGGGAATATATCATAGGCAAAAGTTATGGTGCCTTGCTGAATGAACTGGTGGCAGCAGGGCGTACCTTTTCCCAGGCCGAAGTGATGCAGATCCTGGTGCAAACGCTGCCCGTGCTCACCTACTTGCACCGTATGGGGCTGATTCACCAGAATATTTGTCCAGAAAACCTGATCTTGCGCCACCAGGATCAGTTGCCGGTCTTGATTGATTTTGGGTTAGTCAAGCAACTGGTCGTCAGCCTGCCCTTACATCCGGTGCCTCCAGAAGTCAGCCTGGTGCGGGAACCCTACGCTGCTCCCGAACAGTTGCAGGCTGGAGTTGTCTCTCCAGCCACGGATTTGTATGCGCTGGCGGCTACCGCGATCGCCCTGCTCACAGGTCAGGCTCCTCAACTGCGGCAAACCTGGTGGAATCGCACCCAGGATTGGGAATCTCAGGTCGAGCTATATCCCGAATTTGCTCACATCCTCAAGCGGATGTTGCATCCTCATCCCAACAAACGCTTCACCTCCGCCAAACAAACCCTGAAAGCCCTGGAACCCATCATCGCCCCTGTCCTTACCCTCACCACCCCCACCCTCCGTCCTTCCCCCATCCCTTCCCCACCTTCTCCCCCACTCGCCCCCTCTTCCCCACCCCATTCCCCACCTCCCAAACGCTCCCTCCCCCAGCGGTTCCACCGCCAGACCACAGGCGACTGGAAAGCCTCTGCCATCCTGCTGATCAGTGTGGCACTCCTGGTATCGGTTATTTCGTTCCGTGCTCTGTCCTGGGTGCAGAAAGACTGGCCATTCAAGCCTTCTCCGGAGTCACCGATCGCGGCAAATTCTCCTCCAACAGCGGCTACTGATAGTTCTGCTTCAACTTCCACGCCCAGTCCCGCACAATCAATCCCCGAGCGTCAGCCAACTCGCGAGCCTGGGATGTCATCCCCTGGCTCTGCAGAGGCAGAAATTCCCCCTCAGTTTCTGGCGGCTCTAACGGATGAATTGTTTTATGCCAAGCATCCGGATTTACAAGGAAAGAAATTGGCAGCAGAACAGACCGACCTGCAACAAGAGTGGAGGGCGATCTCGAATGAGGTACAGACGAAGTTGGCCAGCCTGAGCGCTGAAACCCGCAGTAAGTTAGGCAGCTACCAGCGCTCCGACTATGAACAGTGGATTGCTCCCGGTAACGGAGCCAGTGTCAATAGCCGAGAACTGAATGTATTGGCAAATAACCGCTTCGGGGAACTATTTCCTGATCAAAAGGGCAAAACCCTGGATCCCAAAACCTTTGGTCAGGTGTGGTACGCGATCGCCGAGGAGGAATTGCAGCAATTAAAGCCGCAACAGTAG
- a CDS encoding tryptophan-rich sensory protein has translation MTTSTHHSNSGLGLAIATLLAIAATLIINTLSNIFPPGGQNVGEIANTLLKDVLILPANYAFAIWGLIYVGLVAYGLYQFRLSQRQDPVIRRVSVLLILACLAQVAWIYLFTLRQFWWSVLAMLAILLPLIGAYLYLRTGEERVSRDRKWLARIPFSVYLAWIAVATIVNVACALYSSGWTGWGLSAIAWTVMMLVIGAIVAGLVVWQRRDRAFGLVFIWAYVAIALRQSAVSAIWMTAGGMALAIVGLLLVDKFQRTK, from the coding sequence ATGACAACATCGACTCATCACTCCAATTCGGGGCTGGGGCTGGCCATCGCAACTTTACTGGCGATCGCCGCCACTCTGATCATCAATACCCTGTCCAACATTTTTCCGCCCGGTGGCCAGAATGTTGGCGAGATTGCCAATACGTTGCTGAAAGATGTATTGATTTTGCCTGCTAACTACGCCTTTGCCATCTGGGGATTGATTTATGTCGGCCTGGTTGCCTACGGTCTATATCAGTTCCGCCTGTCCCAACGTCAGGATCCGGTCATCCGTCGGGTCAGTGTGCTGCTGATCCTGGCCTGTCTCGCGCAGGTGGCCTGGATCTATCTATTCACCCTGCGTCAGTTCTGGTGGTCAGTGCTGGCGATGTTGGCGATTCTGCTGCCCCTCATCGGGGCTTACCTGTACCTGAGAACGGGGGAGGAACGAGTCTCGCGAGACCGTAAATGGCTGGCGCGCATTCCCTTCAGTGTTTACCTGGCCTGGATTGCGGTCGCAACGATCGTCAATGTCGCCTGTGCCCTCTACAGTTCCGGGTGGACTGGCTGGGGGTTGAGTGCGATCGCCTGGACGGTGATGATGTTGGTCATTGGCGCGATCGTGGCTGGCCTGGTTGTCTGGCAGCGACGGGATCGGGCGTTTGGCCTGGTGTTTATCTGGGCTTACGTGGCGATCGCCCTACGCCAATCGGCAGTTTCTGCAATCTGGATGACAGCAGGCGGGATGGCGCTGGCGATCGTAGGACTACTGCTGGTTGACAAATTCCAACGAACCAAGTGA